The genomic region GTTGAGGATGATGTAGTTGCAGATAGTCATATATACACAAATCCAGATGAAGCTGTAGAATTTGTTAAACAAACAAACTGCGACTCATTAGCTATAGCTATAGGAACATCACACGGTGCATTTAAGTTCCCTAAAGATTTCAAACCTTCTCTTAAATTTGAAATTCTTGAAGAAATCCAAAAAAAGTTACCTGGTTTCCCTATAGTATTACATGGTGCATCCGCTGTTGATTCAGAGAGTGTACAAACTTGCAATAATTATGGCGGAAAAATTAAAGATGCCGTGGGTATACCTGTTGATATGCTTAGACGTGCATCATCTATGGCTGTTTGTAAAATAAATATGGATACTGATTTAAGACTTGCTATGACTGCAAATGTAAGAAAAGTATTTGGAGACACTCCTTCTGAATTTGATCCTAGAAAATATTTAGGAGCTGCAAAAGATGGAGTTAAAAAAGTAGTTCTCTCTAAAATTGAAAATGTACTTGGATGTCAAAACTCAAGCTCAAAATAACAAAGAAGCGTAGAATATTTCTACGCTTCTTTGTTTAAACTCTTTATTATTCTATTTAAAGGCATACATGACATAACTATAGATGTTAATAATACTTCAATCCCAATGCTCGAAAAATTATATACAAGAGAATATATCCAGACATTACATCCTTCTGGTGCAAATTCACTAAAAAATAAAACTCCTGACACAACATTAAACATAACACATAAAATTCCACTAAATAAACTTCCTAAAAATATCATTATCCTATTTTTATTTCCAAAAATATTCGAAAAACCTAAACACATATTAGATAATAAATAATCTAAAATAAATTGAAGTGGATTAACAATAACCAATCCATCAAATGTTTTTAACACCCCCAATAAAAATCCTGATGTAAGTCCAACACATCTACCACGTATGAACGTAATCATCATAACAGGAAGCATTGAAAAAAATGTAATAGATCCACCCTGAGGCATCCTTATAAATTTAAACAAATTAAGTACATATCCAAGAGCTGAAAAAACTCCTATGGTAATTAATGTTCTTGTATCAAACTTACTCCTTCTTAATTCAAATGCATAAATCAATATAAATATAATTATCAAAATCAAAACTAGAAAATACATTTTCAAGTC from Candidatus Arthromitus sp. SFB-mouse-Japan harbors:
- the fba gene encoding class II fructose-1,6-bisphosphate aldolase, translated to MPLVTTKEMFKKAYEGGYAIGAFNINNLESIQGIIEACKEKNSAVILQCSTGAIKYAGIEYLISLVKTAANESGLDIALHLDHGPDFETCKKCIDAGFTSVMIDGSHHSFEENINLTKKVVEYAHSKGVSVEAELGVLAGVEDDVVADSHIYTNPDEAVEFVKQTNCDSLAIAIGTSHGAFKFPKDFKPSLKFEILEEIQKKLPGFPIVLHGASAVDSESVQTCNNYGGKIKDAVGIPVDMLRRASSMAVCKINMDTDLRLAMTANVRKVFGDTPSEFDPRKYLGAAKDGVKKVVLSKIENVLGCQNSSSK
- the thiT gene encoding energy-coupled thiamine transporter ThiT, translating into MYFLVLILIIIFILIYAFELRRSKFDTRTLITIGVFSALGYVLNLFKFIRMPQGGSITFFSMLPVMMITFIRGRCVGLTSGFLLGVLKTFDGLVIVNPLQFILDYLLSNMCLGFSNIFGNKNRIMIFLGSLFSGILCVMFNVVSGVLFFSEFAPEGCNVWIYSLVYNFSSIGIEVLLTSIVMSCMPLNRIIKSLNKEA